The genomic region AGTTTTCTGTCCCAAATGAGTTTTCGAATATATCGCCATGGTTTCCTAAAGGTTTAGTCGTTCACAAAAACTTCTATACCTAGTGAAAAGCTCATCACCATGATGTGACTCGATTCATTAGATTTTTAAACATTCTAGCTTCACGACACAAAAAATTATTTAAGACCTCGACCTCGCTATATATTAAAGAAGGATAAAAAATTAAGGTTTGAGTCACATATCACTTCTTGGTATTGCATTAGCTAATAAGAATTATGAGAAACACGAACTTAGATTTGAGGTAGAAGATGATACAGGAAATGAAAAAATTTACGTTGATCGAACTATTAGTCGTAGTCGCCATTATAGGTATTTTAGCGAGTCTTTTATTGCCCACGCTAGGCAAAGCTAGAAAAACGTCTCGGCAAGCTGTCTGCGTCAGCAATCTTAGACAACTTTATACTGTTACTATGAATTACGCTTTGGATAATAATGATTATGCTCCTTCTCATACTGGTGGAGCAGGCTCCGCCTATTGGGATCAAACCTTAATCAAGAATGCTTATATGCAGGGTATGCCTGGCAATACCATGCCCTCGGCATTACAAGAATGCCCTGAATCCCGACCTATAACTAGTAAATGGGATTCGACTATAGGAATGAATAAATACTTTCCTCAAGGAAATGACATCCCAAAAATATCTGGTTCGCAATTAAATAAAACTTGGTTACTCATGGACTCTTCTTGGGGTGACCACCTCGTATATGGTTTAACTAATACGTCGAAGATGTTTGCCGCGGATAACAGGGATAGTATCGCTAGACATCAAGGTAAGGCCAACGTCACTTTCAGCGATGGTCATACCCAAGCGGAAGGAGGTAGTTATCTACTTACTAAATCAGATCGAAATGATATTTTCTGGTATCCTGGTGGCAAGTAATCGCCTATGAAATACTTTCTTTATCTCCTTTTTCTTTCGACTTTTTTTTTACAGGCTGAAATCGCAGCTAAACCAAATATTCTTTTCATTATAGTGGATGACCTCCGCCCCGAACTAGGCTGTTATGGTAATACACTCATCAAAACACCTCATATCGATAAGCTCGCCACCCAATCGACCGTCTTCGATAGGGCCTATTGCCAACAAGCCGTTTGTGGCGCGAGTCGTGCAAGTTTTCTTAGTGGACTTCGCCCCGATAGCACTCGTATTTACGACATTCACACACAGTTAACATCGACTCAAAAAGATTGCCTTACTCTCCCTCTTTTCTTTAAGTCCAAGGCTTACGAAACGATTAGCATGGGAAAAGTTTATCATCATTTAAGCGATGACCCGAACGCTTGGTCAAGGGCACCAAAGATGTTAACGGGTTCTTGGCATGGGAAACAGGGCTATGTCGGCGATGCTTATAAGCAGTACAGCTCCACCGATTGGATTCCTGCTGGTGCCGAAAAAAGAGCAGCCTGGGAATGCGAGGACGTACCCGACAATAGATACCCTGACGGTGCACTTGCCGAACAAGCTATCACTCAGCTAGAAAGATTAAAAAAAGATAGCCAGCCATTTTTTATGGCTCTCGGATTCAGTAAACCTCATTTGCCTTTCAATGCCCCAAAAAAGTACTGGGATCTATACAATCCCGCTGAACTCTATAAATCCACTATGACTGACTGGCCAAAAAAAATGCCTAGAATTGCTCCACGCTATTCCGAAGAACTGCGCAACTACTCAGGTATCATTCAAAAGCGTGAACAGATTAAGGGTGAGATAGGCCTCAAACTAGTTCATGGCTACTACGCCTGTACTTCCTATGTAGATGCACAAATTGGCCTTGTTTTAAATAGCCTCGATCGTTTAAAGCTACGCGATAACACCATCGTTGTGCTCATTGGCGATCATGGATTTAAATTGGGTGATTATGGTTCCTGGTGCAAACATACCAACTTTGAAATCGATACACGCGTGCCCATGCTCATTTCCTCGCCTTGTAGTCCTGCTTCACAAACTCAATCACTCAGTGAACTGGTAGATATCTATCCTACCCTAGTCGACCTCTGTGGCTTCTCTATTCCCGAACACTGCGAAGGCCTCAGCCTCAAATCCATTCTCGAAAAACCTTCAGCTGAACTCAAAAATGCGGCTTTTAGTCAATACCCCCGCAGTCAGGGTAAAGTCATGGGTTACTCAATCCGCAGTGGCAAATGGCGTTATAC from Lentisphaera profundi harbors:
- a CDS encoding type II secretion system protein, which gives rise to MKKFTLIELLVVVAIIGILASLLLPTLGKARKTSRQAVCVSNLRQLYTVTMNYALDNNDYAPSHTGGAGSAYWDQTLIKNAYMQGMPGNTMPSALQECPESRPITSKWDSTIGMNKYFPQGNDIPKISGSQLNKTWLLMDSSWGDHLVYGLTNTSKMFAADNRDSIARHQGKANVTFSDGHTQAEGGSYLLTKSDRNDIFWYPGGK
- a CDS encoding sulfatase, with the protein product MKYFLYLLFLSTFFLQAEIAAKPNILFIIVDDLRPELGCYGNTLIKTPHIDKLATQSTVFDRAYCQQAVCGASRASFLSGLRPDSTRIYDIHTQLTSTQKDCLTLPLFFKSKAYETISMGKVYHHLSDDPNAWSRAPKMLTGSWHGKQGYVGDAYKQYSSTDWIPAGAEKRAAWECEDVPDNRYPDGALAEQAITQLERLKKDSQPFFMALGFSKPHLPFNAPKKYWDLYNPAELYKSTMTDWPKKMPRIAPRYSEELRNYSGIIQKREQIKGEIGLKLVHGYYACTSYVDAQIGLVLNSLDRLKLRDNTIVVLIGDHGFKLGDYGSWCKHTNFEIDTRVPMLISSPCSPASQTQSLSELVDIYPTLVDLCGFSIPEHCEGLSLKSILEKPSAELKNAAFSQYPRSQGKVMGYSIRSGKWRYTEWTEIATGKIKNRELYKHETSSIATHNEVFNPENKTLIKKLSQQLASGQGWKSKRRQ